TTATTGCTATTTAAAGTTTAACCCTTAAAGCGGCATTtcttttcatttacttttcatttacttcttatcatttacttactcaGCCTCAACAACTATGAACTATGTCTTTAAGTATTTCATGTTTTACATAGAGACTTAGGGAATAAGGATCAGACTCCTTGGGACTTACCACGTGAACTAATCTAATGGTGGTCAATTAAACTAAAGAAATCAGCTGTCTGAATAGATGCACTTTCACAATTTTATTTATGTCTATCTCCACCCTCAACACCCAGATTATCAGCTatattgcataaatataataGTTGTTTTATCCTTCTGATACAGGATGGCTGCCAGAAATATGAATTAATTTGGATCATTagtattaatatgtttattatatataagaATTATATTAGTATGGATTTATATGGAGTTATATGGTTTTTCAAGTACACTCAATTAAATGTATATTGGTATATATAtaattggtatatatatatatataattggtatatatatatatatatatatatagatagatagatagatagatagatagatagatagatagatagatagatagatagatagatagatagatagatagatagatagatagatagatagatatagatatatagatatttaaTTTACAGTACTGAGCATTTATTTTTAACCTACTATTCCTGAGCATAAGATGTGTATTATGTGTCATTATATGTCATGTGTCAGTGTGTACCAGGACAGAAGGTGATATTTATGGAATACACACCTCACAGTAACTAGAGAATGTCATTTGGTGTGACTTATGGTCAGATTTTCCATAAAAGAAGGCAGGTACATAATTACGACTCAGTTCAGCTAAATATAAACCATCTAATGACCAATTCACAAACAGCCATGACCAGTTTCAGAGCGGCGTGAAAATCACAACCTCAGGGGAAGAACAAACAGTAACACTGGACTGATCTGAACATCCCAATCAAATATCAGATCTCATTGTTTTCCTACCCAAAACAATTGTTCCCACAAGGCATCACAGGGTTTTCATGGCAGTCTGCCAGTAATAAGAAGTGTGCAGGCAGTGAACATGCTGcattattaaagattaaatcaCTCAGACACAAAGTCCAAATCCGAAGACTGTTGGCTTCTATGTACATCAGGACATTGATTGCTCACTTAAAGgagtcttacatttgacttggCACAAAACTCGACTGTGTCTTTGGTTTTTCTGCATAACATGATTACCACCTTAATCCCAACATGGGTTGAATTTCAGTGGGGCAGGTGCTAATTTTCCTGGCTGAACACTATGGTTATAGAAATACTCCAGAATCAGAGATCCTATTTCATTGTGGTCTGTCGGTCAATTGTCGCCAGGTGAGGTTTTTAATTAGCACGTCTGTTCAGttatacagctatggaaaaaattaagagaccactgGAAAATAGGCAGTTTCTGTGGATTTACTAGGTATGGGTTGGAGAAAATGTTAACGTTgggttttattctataaagttaCGATAAGACTTCTTCAaggttaaaacaaaaatattgaaatttaGAGCTTCTAGAGCAGGATAAgaaatgtttttatgtattgtgATTGTAAATCATGGTTATTCCAAACAAATATTGCTTTCTTAGCTCATCTGAGGGTAAAAATTTGTGTTGTGTCATTTAAAATTCAATTATTACTAAAACATgacatatttttgttgtttaatgcattcaaaatgctttaaatgtCAATGCTTTTTTACCTGAAGTTTGGAAGAAATGTAATAAGTAGTTTACAAAATGAAACGAGAATTACGTTTGACTCTAATGCATGACTATAAaatgtaaatccagagaaactgagaatttgtGGTCTCTATATTTCTTCCCATGAACTGAATGCTATACTTTATTCAGCATGTTTATTTTAGAACGTATAATGTCATTTCAAAGACTCCAAGCAATCATAATTTTAGTCTGAATTAGTGCGATTTCGCTACATCACTCATATCACATATATTCTtcttatttgtaatatttaaggTTCTTCAATGAACCACAAAGAAAGAGCAGCAGTACGTTTTTCTAATCGGGCTGTATTTAGGATGAGCTTTGAATCAGGGTGGTCTGGCTGTCATATATTTAAGGATGCATAAAAGTGTGATAATGGAGTCTCCAAAGGGGTGAGAGGGCAAATGGATGAAGTCTACGGTCAGCTTATCTCTGCCTAACCATCTGATATTTGGATCAAGCTCAAAGAGAAACTAATGCTTAGGGGGCAAAAGCACTTAACCTTGATCATGTGAAGCTGATGCGGTGCATGTGTTTGTTGCTGAGTACGCATAAATGTAACATGTTAGAGCAGTTGCGTagcaaacattaataaaaatttatCCTATTCATCCTAGCAATTTTGCGCAgataatcataatattttaaagagGTGGTATTTTGGTTGACCACGAGAAGAAGGGAAAAATCTAGCTGGCTGCATAGTTTGCACACCGAACCACTGAGACAAGTAAACTTTCTAAAAAAAGGAATGCTACAaatgcatatattattatattaagacTAAATTTGATTTACATTAGGAATAGAAATGCATTCAATAcacaatatttaacaaaaaaggcCTACATGTTAAGATTTTAATGATGGAAACAAATGGAAAGGCTAGTTGAGACCTCTGGAAAGTTGAGATTTTAagctttcaaaaaaaaaagtgcgTGCAAAGACATGTCGTGTAAATTTAGAGTTACTCAGCATGCTTTTTTTAACCGAGTTTAACATGACACTATGAGATTAGATGGTTTAGTCCAACCTAACAATACCCTGTCATTTCTCCAATTTCAGCTTTAGAGTTTTTGTGCAAATTTGGCTGTTCTTTTATGCTTATGCACCTCTTTTTTAAAGATTAtatggaaataaaaatgtataaaaatgcttGATCTTTATGTGGATTTTCACTTTGCTACCTGTAAACTGCTGCTTTCTAATCCTAAAAGCAAGAGCTGAATTAGTGGCCTGTGCAAAAACCAGTCGTATTATAATCAAACAGAGAGCAGATGGCCTCGCCATTACAGCAAAACCAGAGTAAATCAAGTGTGTTTGCCTTACGCTGAGTCCCAAAGAGTCATAGCCTTTTTGAGCAGCGAGCAGTCGGATTTTTCTGAAGTGTTGTTGCCGTAAATGTTTGCACGGTTGGCCAAACCTGCACATTTAGTTCCTGCTGTATATGATCCctcttaataaaaaacaaaaaaatcaattgaCAAAAGAGCACCATGTTTTTCctacatgtttatatttatttttggacaACACAACGTCGatattttaacttcagaagagtaaAGAAATCAgcatttggtggaataaccctgatatTAAGTAAAAAAGTAACAAATTGTCATTTtcttacaatattttaatttgcgATAAATGTTATCAgacttttatagaataaaacagtcaataacattttactcaaagctCATATCTAACAAGTAAATCCAGACAGAATCCAAAGTAAAAAGTGAGGATTTCTCGTAATCTCTATCTCTTCTTTTTGTCCatacttatattatattttatttctacatatacagtatatatttttagttatgcCTTGTTTTTATCTGTTGATGTTCACAAAATGTTATTAATAACAGGACAATCGATTTTAAGTTTagcatttctttttttgcataTGTTTGCGTTTCTTCTTAATGTATGTCTCTAACTTACCTTAATttagtacatttatttttgttatgttattttttttattcagtatttattttaaaaactattggTTAACTAATTAATATCAGCAAAATCCAATATCATTCGACCTCTAATGGCTAAATATAAAAGTCAATCAAATAATTCACACAATCTTCAACATCTATGGAAAACCATAAAGAGAGAGATACAATACAGAATATGACTAAATATCTATATGTATTCAGAATTGGTGAAACATAATAATCAAGTATACCAGAATGTATTAAAATACCAATTTCCCTGCAATGTTTACAACTCCACTCTCTGTCTCATTACAGGTTGGACTTCATGACAAGACTCCAAGAGCTAAGAGAGAAATCGACCATCTCTCCAGACGTTACTCAGAGCTCAAACACTGACCATGGCATCTCTATTGACCGCACCATTTTATGGAGGGCCATCTTGTCCAGAGCGCCGCCTGCAGACCTAACAGGGGACCAACTCCAGTCCACCTTAACACTCGAGAGCCCTAAACAGAGAGAGCGACGTTATGTACACTCAAGAGGGCACCACAGCCACCATCACCCCCAGCTAATGCGTGTGGGATGCGTCCTAGGCACCTGCCAGGTACAAAACCTCAGCCATCGCCTCTACCAACTTGTTGGGCAAAGTGGACGGGAAGACTCTCCAATTAACCCGCGCAGTCCACACAGCTACGGATGACTCCAGAGGCTAAAACTAAGACCAAGAAAACAGCGTTACACATATCTGTCTATTAAATTGCAATAGGAACCTGCTGTAGGACTCTTTCCTCCTCCTCTCTGCATTGGTTTTCTGGAGTGTCTGCTGTGCCTTTTTGGGACAGAAAGGATGTTTTGTTACTTGACGGTGTCTTCTTTGTgcctttaaaacacttttttgtaTACTTAATTTTGGTATTATCATTATAAGTCTTAAGACAAGAGATTATTCCGGGCTCAGCCGCATTATATCCCGACTCATCTATTTAACTTCTACACCACTGATCAAACCGTCTGAGCCTTTAAAGTGGATTTCAACAAGGTGCACGATTGGATTTCTGTCAAtctgaagccccgtgtgattcAAAAGACTCTGAACCCTCTCACCTTGTGTCTGCAAGATGATTTTAAGAAGAAACCAGACTTGTTTTTTTGTTACAGTGGTTTCAATACCAATGTCTGATACCTTCTTACCTGAATACCTACGCCAACTTAAACCTTGGGTTTTAAACAATGgcgaattgtgactttataaacACAGTGGTCTCTTGGTTGAACCCGCAGTAGCAATTGTTGCTGAATCTGGATTAGTACATTGTTTCTTTACCGAGCACTGAGGTCTGGCGCCTGAAATATTACACTTCACGTGAAGTCACGAGAATGAGTTATAATCCTAAAGGTCTCAGTTTCCACTCTTACTTAATCATGTTGGGCTTTGCCACATTTCATAAACAGACCCAAGACCTTTCTGAGCATTTCTAAATGATTAGCTTATAACTCATTTAGAAATGAACCAGCTCCTTAATACAGGCGGAACTAGCTGAAGGACTGTTAGAGGTCCCATTTTGATTGCCAAAACACTTTTGAGTCGTGAGTGGGTATGCAAAAACGACTAAATACGCTGTATTGTGCATGCAAAGTCAGTAGATAGCACTTTGTAACTAAAGAAACAATTTGTGCATGTGCAGATAATgatgaaacaaactaaaaacaatcacaaaaatcaTGCATCTTGGATTTTGGGTGCAAAAATACAAAGTGAAAACTGACTACAACAACAATGGTGGACTACCagaccatatgtgtgtgtgcagcttgTGTTTCTCTACAATATAACATTGCCATCTACTagcctggcatgcataatacagcaATTTACAAATCTGCATGAATACGCTTGTCTTCTGTTagcaaaacattttcaaaaagaaaaactttATACATTTACGCTAATAAATTTAGCATATGCTttcatccaaagcgacttacatcGGTAAACACACACCCGAagcagtaacactttattttaagttacaattctcactattaataaaccattaactatgacttttgccccAATGAACTCCTAATGTgctacttattaatagttattaaggtagtagttggattTAAGTATTACGTAGGATGAGGGATGTAGAATAGGATCTGGCAGAATATGTGCTTGAGAAGTactaaacagccaatatcttactAATAGACAGGCAATAAGCCACtagtaatagtgagaattgttacCTTATATAGTTTTCAGTACATCCTTGTAGAGAAAACAAAAACACCTTATAATTTTTGTTAAACTTTGAGAAATTTACCCCCATTAGTCCATACAATGCGAGTCAGAAGGCCTTGATTTTGGAGCGCACTCACTTTCATTATAAAGGCAAAAGCTGATTTATTAGTAAAACACACCACTCTTAATATCAGAAATCCTCTTAAAAATGTCCCCAACACACACTGGCTGGCTTGATTTAAGTAATTCTCAAGCTCATTCTTGTAACTCTAATTAAAGATTCTAGTTATACCAAAATTTCAGGCGCGAGCGTGCCAAAGTCTTTCGGGAACACGGCCTTTCCAAAAACACTCTCCATCCGTGTCATGTATTTTAAGAATTCCCTTTGTTATAATAATCATGTCTGAATCCGTGGGTGGATACACACACCAAAAATACCCAACAGACATAGGAAAAGTAGCCGTAAAAAACAGTCAACCCTAGTTTTTTGGGGGTCTGTGGATGTCAGGAGAATGCTGTGAGACATCAAAGTCCATGTCTGGGGATTAAAATAGCGGACGTAATCCTACTTAAACATCAGAAACTTTTCATTTCTGCAAAGTATCCAGGCCAACCTCACGAAACCCTTTATGTTATAGGACAAAGTGCTTTCAATTCGCTCCAGAAAGGCAGAGAACTGACCAAAAAACCTGAGTTTACTTGATACCTTTcacactatattatatatatatatatatatatatatatatatatatatatatatatatatatatatatatatatatatatatatatatatatatatatatatatatatatgtgtactgttatttaaattggatttttttcaTGATGGTGTtgataactgtaaaaaaaatacttctatatatttcttttttcatgGCTTATTCTGATGATGATCATAggaagtagtaataataatagctaaTCTGCTCAAAGGctctctctctatccatccaACACCATCTCTCTGCTGTAATGGACCTGATTAATGTCTCGTGACTGATCATTAAAAGGCTTTTAAACTGCTGAGAGCCTGGTTAATCTGTACTTTTTGTGTACACGTGCAGCGGGGAGCCCCTTTACCTGCCTCGTATTGATCAcattcctttttttatttgactatttAACTAGCTATTTATTGATCTTTTTGTGAACGTCTTGGTGACATGGGTTGGAGCATAACAAGTGCGTCAGTATCTGGCCCTGatcttgtgtttttgtgtgctgtCCTCCGTGTATTGCGTATTTTAATGACCTTTATCCCCTTTACTTGGTTTGTTAAGTAAAACACAAGCGTTAGCATTCATGCTAATGTGCATCAGCATTGGGCACACACTGTATTTGTGATGAAGCGATAAACACAATCTTTTaaagtcatgtgtgtgtgtgtgtaagtgtaactttaaatgttttagttgatACTAAGGGTCAGTTGTGTTGTTACTACCATGCGAAGCACTTTAAAGCGGGAGCATGTTTCTGTTTATCACTTGAGTTTtgtgtatgaatgtatttaaagggCGTTCTAGCACACAGCCAGTATCTTTTGTGAATACTATTAGgtttaatatttaagttaatgtatttatgtttgtgtatcTGTGTCACCAAAGACGTTATTTATCACATGCAGTGTTTTCTCACACATCGAAAAGTAGTATATTTAGGGAAGGTGGCAGACTTAGACTGTCACGCCCCTACATTGTTCATTTTTGCCTGTGAAATAAAGCACTACATAGTAGTGAGATGAACTCTGACGTGTTGTTCTCTTTTAAATGTGAACGGCGGTGGTTTGCCGCTATGAAATGATCacaaaaaactattcaaaagagCATCAAATATTTTAGGTTTGAGGAAACTGTAAGAATTTTTGGTCCTGCATTATATATagagtggccttaactaatatgtacttacactgaaattaatgaTTTGTTACAATGCAATTATTGTGTACATACATGTTTTACATCGTACTTATGACTGTACTTAATACCTGCAATACCTCAATCACATTATGAACTCTGtaagtactttatttattttactgatgCAAGTACATATTAGATAAGGccacttattattttttgatgcaagtacatagtagatAAGGCAACTTATTAGGACTTTTTTATGTTAAACATCTTATCCTCACCAAggctttatttgtttaattataaatGAGGTagaattgttgttttattgtctCTTTTATTACgatttaaaacatacattttacattttaatatatttatttaatgtagttTACTTTAGTCATGGCAAAGCTGCATGAAGATCATttgatttgctgctcaaaaattttacttattattattattatcatcaatgtttTAAACAGATAtgctatttaatatatttatggaaGCATTATTAAGCCCcaatttcaataaaatgttaGTATTTTAGCTTTTTCATATTCTCAGtttaaaagttttaatatttacttttagtaatttttaatagtgtttatatttattatttacaagcattgacattttagtattatTCTCAAAGAGAATTCATTAGTATGTGACATTGGAAGAAATAGTTTATTTTTCGTCTTAAATATCTAAATTAAGAAGTgctttatttctaataaattctcataaataatttattttttattttaaatactgatACTCTTTACATCCCCATCAGATTTTTTGATActgaaatacattttgaaatacattttgGTACATTATAGGCTTacagttacaaaaaatatttatatttaaatatattttttcagcaccaaatcagcatgttGATTTAACCAGTATTTTAGCATATTTCTTTACCATATGGGATACATTTAactgcattaaaatgtatttgtgggGCATTTGTACCAGGGGTGGAAAGTATGACTGATCCACATTTGGTAATGTaattttgcaaataaaataaaataaaataaaataaaataaaataaaataaaataaaataaaataaaataaaataaaataaaataaataaaataaaataaaataaaataaaataaaataaaataaaattaaattaaattaaattaaattaaattaaaaaaattcaattcagttcaaatgTTATGACCTCAAAACCTATGAATTGATTAACAAAATTATTCAAGATTACAGTCATAAAGGTAATTCACAAAATATTTAGGTTTGTAATAATAAGGTTTAggttgtaataatataatataatataatataatataatataatataatataatataatataatataatataatataatataatataatataatataatataatataatataatataaatctagatataataattatataaatctaGATATATgtcctattaatattattatagtttttttgatCCTCCAGAAATTACATCATAGACCCACTTTCACTTTTCACCAATTTGCTTACAACATATCTCATTATATCTTCATTCACCTTGTACTAGTCCACTAGTTACATAACTCATGACCATGACATACTATTAGCAAATATACCTGAGCCTGTCTGCAATATCTGTCTGAGCTTATCCATTATCTTTATGAATCTAAAGAGCACAAGAACCATTCAAACATATTCCTGTAACACCAGATTCGCAACCCTTATTGCACAACATCTGAATCTGTGTTAATGAACCAGTGACCATCAGACACAACAGGTTAAACATTAGACTGAAGCCTTCTGACAATAAAATGCAATCAAATGGGTTGTTTCTGCTCCTGCCAGTCATCAAAATTTCCACTTGGACAGGAAAAAGTGGTTCCTAATTCAGCCATTAATAAGTGACCAGGCAATGCAACTACAGCTGTGCAGACAGAAAAAGCAGGTCACAGATCAGCTGAGCATATGACCATAGCCTTCAGACGGAAATAACAGTATTGCTTACAATGATAAAACCGTTCGTTACAGATAATATGAGGTTTGAGCAATATCAAAAGTCTGTGATTACTCAAGTGTGGCCAAAAATTAGGGTCAGAAACTTCTTTTTTGCATTAATTTCCACATTTGTCTGGTGGAATTGTTTTACGggcatttttttatcttttttaatttaattttatttcttttttttaatttcattttacatttactttattttactttattttattttactttattttattttactttatttattttactttatttatttattttttatttatttattatttttttcactttattttactggattttatttatttatttatttatttatttatttatttatttatttatttatttatttatttatttatttaattatttattttattttattttattttattttatttttttttttttaattttattttattttattttattttattttattttattttacttaattttatttaagtttttaatttatttaatttattttgttatttaataaatttttaatttaatttaatttaaaaatatattttattttattttattagttttattataatttttttatttttatttttttcttattattatttcgcaaaataaattttttcttATTCATAATTAACCATATGTGGATCAGTCATACTTTCCCTACCTGGTACAAATGCcccacaaatacattttaatgcagtTAAATGTATCTCATATGGTAAAGAAATATGCTAAAACACTGAAGTTGAATCAACATGTTGATTTGGTGCTgaaaaactatatttatatataaacatatgctggataagttggcggctcattccgctgtggcgacccctgattaataaagggactgagatgaaaagataatgaatgaatgaatgaatgaatgaatgaatgagatttgtgaggggtgtacttatatatgctaagcactgtatttatttagtaacaaaataacaaaaatgttttactagTTTAATTTTAGTGACTGCAGAAACATTCAGAAGCAGAAACACCAGATAAAAATATGCTGAGAAAATTCATCAAATCCAGCTATACGGCTATGGAATGAACAAATATTGTtgaaaagtatttttaatttatgtactTAAGTAAATCAGGGTGGCACCAGTTAAGAGTCCAAAGAAAATGACTCAAATATAGACGAGCCCTGTTTAACTAAAGCAATCACAACATAAATGCAGCACGCCATATTTTGCAGCAAGAAGTTTACTTGTGATTTCCAAGTCTAAAATGGGGTAATTACAGTCATTCAGCGTTATATTTAAAAAGCGTTAACAAAGCATCAGCATCAGCCAGTAGGAATTACATGCTCCTACAAGCTACTTTATTATCAAGTTCAGCATGGGCAGCTTTTTGTCCACCAAATATGGAGAAATGAATGGGAATCATCAGTGTGTGGGAGAGATTTAAGACTTTTGCATAAACTGTAAGCTTGTCCAAACAGGTTTTCATACACACTCGCTGTGGTTGCCACTACTAAGTCTGATTTGTGAACTCAAGCCTTAAGGTTACTAATAACTTTGCTAGAAATTCGTCTTTTGACGCATTTGCAGAGACAACAGACGTCATCTATTCATGTCAACGGCTGAAAAACTGAGTTGTGCAGGCTTTAGATTTTAAAACTGGAGAAGAATGAGTTTGCTGGAGCCACTACGAGACATTTAGAGATGCTGTTTTTTGATTTATGAGACAAATAATGGCTGTACCTGAACTTTACTGTCAGGTTCTGTTCTGCAGCATAAATTATACACGATccaaatgttaaataatgtttgtttcccCTATAAGGAGAGTATAAATGATGCAAGAttccattacattacataatctGACCTTCATATTTTTAGAATAATATCAACctatatatttaacatattttcttGAATATTTGATGTTGGCACCAACTGAAATGCTTTTTAGTCATAAAATACAACAATTTTCTGATGTTTCGGAGGTCAATAGTTAATGCTGAATCAAACTATTTTACACTGAATTAAAAATAACTTGAATGCTGTCATTTAAAGACGGAAAACTATTATAGTATGCTCTTTTAAAAGGTAtgcttaattaaacatttaattgctTTGCATCATGATCACATCGCCACcttgggtgtgcattatttttaaacaattcaaaGGCCTGTCATCAGTTACTCCTTTTATAACTGTTATAATCTTGCATGTTTTTTTcgcaaaaataatttaataaattaacaatttaaaaaggggcagcacggtggcgtagtgggtagcacgatggcctcacagcaagaagatcgctgtttcgagccctggctgggtcaggtggcatttctgtgtggattttgcatgttctcctcgtgttcgagtgggtttcctacggttgctccggtttcccccacaagtccaaagacatgtggtataggtgaactgggtaggctaaatagtccgtagtgtatgtgtgtgaatgagagtgtatgagtgttacccagtgatgggttgccgctggaagggcatccactgtgtaaaacatatgctggataagttggcggttcattccgctgtggtgacccccgattaataaagggactaagccgaaaagaaaataaatgaataaataaataatctataaaCAAATGTTCTTGATGGTATTTAAACCACAAAATGTAAAACGTTTTTTAGTTTGATAAATTAAAACTTGTTCTGACTGAGGTTATTTGACAGATCTGCTTCATTAAATCCTTTTAAATCGTAaagttaaactgtaaaaaaaaattaagttgtaaacaaaacaaatgtgtttGTACTAAGTTTAATAAGaaaattctatttctattttcacACTTTAATCAGCGTCTTAACTGTCATatctttttgattgtttttttttcaccttttgaCCTTTTTTCCACTGTGCTGACAATAATTAAAACGTTTTTTATcagaaaatgtgctttaaaatggTTTAGCATGCTTTTTAGTAtgcttttaaatgctttttagtactgttttttatttgacaaatatatattattgtaagtAGTGTTGGTGAAAGTTACtttgaaaagtaatgcattacaatattgttaACTTTtaatggtaagtaatgtgttacgttggggaaatctcctcatcctccaccagtgtgcagcatccacctggatgacgtgacggtagccattttgcgccagaccgcacaccagctgattgatggagaggagacagagtgatgaagccaattatcatatgggaATGGTTacgaggccatgatggacagaggccagtgtgcaactctttttcgaaggacttTGTAAcgacagagagtcaggacctcggtttaacgtctcatccgaaagatgctcactgagcagtaaagagtccccttcactatactg
This region of Danio aesculapii chromosome 4, fDanAes4.1, whole genome shotgun sequence genomic DNA includes:
- the adm2a gene encoding protein ADM2a; translation: MRALFPVLVYCISLLSTQLLALPVENRLDFMTRLQELREKSTISPDVTQSSNTDHGISIDRTILWRAILSRAPPADLTGDQLQSTLTLESPKQRERRYVHSRGHHSHHHPQLMRVGCVLGTCQVQNLSHRLYQLVGQSGREDSPINPRSPHSYG